A single Nomascus leucogenys isolate Asia chromosome 14, Asia_NLE_v1, whole genome shotgun sequence DNA region contains:
- the SEMA4C gene encoding semaphorin-4C: MAPHWAVWLLAARLWGLGIGAEVWWNLVPRKTVSSGELATVVRRFSQTGIQDFLTLTLTEQTGLLYVGAREALFAFSMEALELQGAISWEAPVEKKTECIQKGKNNQTECFNFIRFLQPYNASHLYVCGTYAFQPKCTYINMLTFTLEHGEFEDGKGKCPYDPAKGHAGLLVDGELYSATLNNFLGTEPIILRNMGPHHSMKTEYLAFWLNEPHFVGSAYVPESVGSFTGDDDKVYFFFRERAVESDCYAEQVVARVARVCKGDVGGARTLQKKWTTFLKARLACSAPNWQLYFNQLQAMHTLQDTSWHNTTFFGVFQAQWGDMYLSAVCEYQLEEIQRVFEGPYKEYHEEAQKWDRYTDPVPSPRPGSCINNWHRRHGYTSSLELPDNILNFVKKHPLMEEQVGPRWSRPLLVKKGTNFTHLVADRVTGLDGATYTVLFIGTGDGWLLKAVSQGPWVHLIEELQLFDQEPMRSLVLSQSKKLLFAGSRSQLVQLPLADCMKYRSCADCVLARDPYCAWSVNTSRCVAVGGHSGSLLIQHVMISDTSGICNLHSSKKVRPTPKNITVVAGTDLVLPCHLSSNLAHARWTFRDRDLPAEQPGSFLYDARLQALVVMAAQPRHAGAYHCFSEEQGARLAAEGYLVAVVAGPSVTLEARAPLENLGLVWLAVVALGAVCLVLLLLVLSLRRRLREELEKGAKATERTLVYPLELPKEPTSPPFRPCPEPDEKLWDPVGYYYSDGSLKIVPGHARCQPGGGPPSPPPGIPGQPLPSPTRLHLGGGRNSNANGYVRLQLGGEDRGGLGHPLPELADELRRKLQQRQPLPDSNPEESSV, encoded by the exons ATGGCCCCACACTGGGCTGTCTGGCTGCTGGCAGCAAGGCTGTGGGGCCTGGGCATTGGGGCTGAGGTGTGGTGGAACCTTGTGCCGCGTAAGACAGTGTCTTCTGGGG AGCTGGCCACGGTAGTACGGCGGTTCTCCCAGACGGGCATCCAGGACTTCTTGACGCTGACGCTGACGGAGCAGACTGGGCTTCTGTATGTGGGGGCCCGAGAGGCCCTGTTTGCCTTCAGCATGGAGGCCCTGGAGCTGCAAGGAGCG ATCTCCTGGGAGGCCCCTGTGGAGAAGAAGACTGAGTGTATCCAGAAAGGGAAGAACAACCAG ACCGAGTGCTTCAACTTCATCCGCTTCCTGCAGCCCTACAATGCCTCCCACCTGTACGTCTGTGGCACCTACGCCTTCCAGCCCAAGTGCACCTACATC AACATGCTCACCTTCACTTTGGAGCATGGAGAGTTTGAAGATGGGAAGGGCAAGTGTCCCTATGACCCAGCTAAGGGCCACGCTGGCCTTCTTGTGG ACGGTGAACTGTACTCGGCCACACTCAACAATTTCCTGGGCACAGAACCCATCATCCTGCGTAACATGGGGCCCCACCACTCCATGAAGACAGAGTACCTGGCCTTTTGGCTCAACG AACCTCACTTTGTAGGCTCTGCCTATGTACCTGAGAGTGTGGGCAGCTTCACGGGGGACGACGACAAGGTCTACTTCTTCTTCAGGGAGCGGGCAGTGGAGTCGGACTGCTATGCCGAGCAGGTGGTGGCTCGTGTGGCCCGCGTCTGCAAG GGCGATGTGGGGGGCGCACGGACCCTGCAGAAGAAGTGGACCACGTTCTTGAAGGCGCGGCTGGCGTGCTCTGCCCCGAACTGGCAGCTCTACTTCAACCAGCTACAGGCGATGCACACCCTGCAAGACACCTCCTGGCACAACACCACCTTCTTTGGGGTTTTTCAAGCGCAGTG GGGTGACATGTACCTGTCGGCCGTCTGTGAGTACCAGTTGGAAGAGATCCAGCGGGTGTTTGAGGGCCCCTACAAGGAGTACCATGAGGAAGCCCAGAAGTGGGACCGCTACACCGACCCTGTACCCAGCCCTCGGCCTGGCTCG TGCATTAACAACTGGCATCGGCGCCACGGCTACACCAGCTCCCTGGAGCTGCCCGACAACATCCTCAACTTCGTCAAGAAGCACCCGCTGATGGAGGAGCAGGTGGGGCCTCGGTGGAGCCGCCCCCTGCTCGTGAAGAAGGGCACCAACTTCACCCACCTGGTGGCCGACCGGGTTACAGGACTTGATGGAGCCACCTATACAGTGCTGTTCATTGGCACAG GAGACGGCTGGCTGCTCAAGGCTGTGAGCCAGGGGCCCTGGGTTCACCTGATTGAGGAGCTGCAGCTGTTTGACCAGGAGCCCATGAGAAGCCTGGTGCTGTCTCAGAGCAAG AAGCTGCTCTTTGCCGGCTCCCGCTCTCAGCTGGTGCAGCTGCCCCTGGCCGACTGCATGAAGTATCGCTCCTGTGCAGACTGTGTCCTCGCCCGGGACCCCTATTGCGCCTGGAGCGTCAACACCAGCCGCTGTGTGGCCGTGGGTGGCCACTCTGG ATCTCTACTGATCCAGCATGTGATGATCTCGGACACTTCAGGCATCTGCAACCTCCATAGCAGTAAGAAAG TCAGGCCCACTCCCAAAAACATCACGGTGGTGGCGGGCACAGACCTGGTGCTGCCCTGCCACCTCTCCTCCAACTTGGCCCATGCCCGCTGGACCTTTCGGGACCGGGACCTGCCGGCGGAACAGCCCGGCTCCTTCCTCTACGATGCCCGGCTCCAGGCCCTGGTTGTGATGGCTGCCCAGCCCCGCCACGCCGGGGCCTACCACTGCTTTTCAGAGGAGCAAGGGGCGCGGCTGGCTGCTGAAGGCTACCTTGTGGCTGTCGTGGCAGGCCCGTCAGTGACCTTGGAGGCCCGGGCCCCCCTGGAAAACCTGGGGCTGGTGTGGCTGGCGGTGGTTGCCCTGGGGGCCGTGtgcctggtgctgctgctgctggtgctaTCATTGCGCCGGCGGCTGCGGGAAGAGCTGGAGAAAGGGGCCAAGGCTACTGAGAGGACCTTGGTGTACCCCCTGGAGCTGCCCAAGGAGCCCACCAGTCCCCCCTTCCGGCCCTGTCCTGAACCAGATGAGAAACTTTGGGATCCTGTCGGTTACTACTATTCAGATGGCTCCCTTAAGATAGTACCTGGGCATGCCCGGTGCCAGCCCGGCGGGGGTCCCCCTTCGCCACCTCCAGGCATCCCAGGccagcctctgccttctccaACTCGGCTTCACCTGGGGGGTGGGCGGAACTCAAATGCCAATGGTTACGTGCGCTTACAACTAGGAGGGGAGGACCGGGGAGGGCTCGGGCACCCCCTGCCTGAGCTCGCGGATGAACTGAGACGCAAACTGCAGCAACGCCAGCCACTGCCCGACTCCAACCCCGAGGAGTCATCAGTATGA